The Pyrenophora tritici-repentis strain M4 chromosome 2, whole genome shotgun sequence genome window below encodes:
- a CDS encoding amidase, with protein sequence MSVFFDSPISDDLVAIGDAESVLTSIGITNGIPQNESRDYHQLLAAVHDVAEHILQLPDYVSRVDTETYPRENLHRPSEDEQDYGHAWAHKFLIRGNPEGELLRGKTISLKDNIAVARVPQFFGTDAIPAWTPDSDATVVQRALIAGADIVGTTICENFCNSTSSFTSAQGTVHNPYARGYSAGGSTSGGCAVVGGGLVDITIGADQGGSIRVPSSFCGCVGLKPTHGLVPYTGISSGDAISDHCGPIARSVTDVALCLDAIGGRDDYDDRTLGAPVHGSMQYTKHLRDSAAGLKIGVLKEGFDHRLVDPEVRETVRKAVKSFELLGATVEEVSLPLHLEGPAIWTIQQRIAGTFNMLGYAHGRRGLFSTAYEAVRQPWTNDTFQKLFPSTKNTMINGLSLMQNYPGLYAKTMNIAQQLRDSYEKLFQEYDLIVMPTTPFVAPPNIDWKQGDSPIDALKPSMGITINTAIFDVTGHPAMSLPVGFAPSNVDSSVKLPVGMQIVAGLWQEQKILDAAFAWELANDWKEIGVSKEQGAKHATKL encoded by the exons ATGTCCGTCTTCTTCGACTCACCGATCAG TGACGATCTTGTGGCTATTGGCGATGCCGAATCTGTCTTGACAAGCATTGGCATCACAAACGGCATACCGCAAAACGAATCGCGAGACTATCATCAACTACTGGCCGCTGTTCACGACGTTGCAGAGCATATACTGCAATTGCCCGACTATGTATCACGTGTCGACACCGAAACATACCCACGAGAAAATCTACACAGGCCATCGGAAGACGAACAGGACTATGGTCATGCGTGGGCTCACAAATTCCTCATACGCGGCAACCCAGAGGGCGAGCTGTTGCGAGGAAAGACTATAAGCTTGAAGGATAATATCGCAGTCGCCAGAGTCCCTCAATTCTTCGGGACTGATGCCATTCCAGCATGGACTCCTGACTCTGATGCCACCGTGGTCCAACGTGCATTAATAGCTGGAGCCGACATCGTAGGAACTACAATATGCGAAAACTTCTGCAACTCGACCTCGTCCTTTACTTCCGCTCAGGGAACAGTCCACAATCCATATGCGAGAGGCTACTCGGCCGGTGGCAGCACATCCGGCGGCTGTGCGGTAGTCGGTGGTGGTCTTGTCGACATCACAATCGGCGCTGATCAGGGTGGAAGTATACGTGTTCCGTCGTCATTCTGTGGCT GCGTAGGATTGAAGCCAACCCACGGTCTGGTCCCTTATACTGGTATATCTAGTGGCGATGCTATCAGTGATCATTGCGGGCCCATTGCAAGATCCGTCACCGACGTAGCTCTATGTCTGGATGCGATTGGGGGGAGAGACGACTACGACGACCGGACCCTTGGTGCTCCAGTACATGGCTCCATGCAATACACGAAGCACCTAAGAGACTCAGCTGCTGGATTGAAGATTGGTGTTCTCAAAGAGGGCTTTGATCATCGACTGGTGGACCCAGAAGTTAGGGAAACCGTCCGAAAAGCCGTCAAGTCGTTCGAGCTACTCGGTGCTACTGTCGAAGAAGTTTCTCTACCTCTGCATCTGGAAGGGCCTGCTATTTGGACCATTCAGCAACGCATCGCAGGCACTTTTAACATGCTAGGATACGCACATGGACGAAGGGGTCTGTTCTCAACAGCCTACGAAGCAGTACGTCAACCTTGGACGAACGACACGTTCCAGAAGCTCTTCCCATCCACCAAGAACACTATGATCAACGGCCTTTCGCTCATGCAAAACTATCCTGGACTCTACGCAAAGACGATGAATATTGCACAACAGCTCCGCGACTCGTACGAAAAACTATTCCAAGAATACGATCTCATCGTCATGCCAACGACGCCATTCGTGGCACCGCCGAATATAGACTGGAAGCAGGGAGACTCGCCCATAGACGCCTTGAAACCGAGCATGGGAATAACCATCAACACTGCTATATTTGATGTGACCGGCCATCCAGCAATGTCACTGCCTGTGGGATTTGCCCCTTCCAATGTGGATTCTAGTGTCAAGCTGCCAGTAGGGATGCAGATTGTGGCAGGCCTGTGGCAGGAGCAGAAGATACTAGATGCAGCTTTCGCATGGGAATTGGCAAACGATTGGAAAGAGATTGGCGTGTCGAAGGAGCAAGGAGCGAAGCATGCGACTAAACTTTGA
- a CDS encoding PotE, Amino acid transporter: MADEKNDDIISPAAAHSSTSSIRDEKAGIIDDGEIFKRGEGIEDFRTVSWVQTTVILLKLIFATGVLTIPSAMYTLGSFPGAINVLGWQGLNTWCALVQGQFRNNHPGCHSIADMGQLVGGRIVKEITGILFLVAFVIVAASGIVGVSTALNALSNHSLCTNYFSIIAALTVGLCASVRKFEKIAWITWAGFASVFIAVFIVVVGVTQRDRPAAAPQTGPYDFGYHVIGHPTFAAGITAASTIFCSGAGTSAFLPVMSEMRNPRDFSKAVNWCMGIVTAAYLSFSLVVYKWCGKWVASPSLGSAGPTVKKIAYGIGIIGLCVSGALYVHVSAKYIFVRILRKSRHLQANTFVHWGTWLGTVAATTLVSFLIASGVPIFNYLLSLAGSIAFAPLALGFPGWLWIYDHKDYWKGNWWQKIMYGLHVILIGISIFLTIGGTYGVIVQINDAYANGLIDSAFSCADNSNSS; the protein is encoded by the exons ATGGCCGACGAGAAGAATGACGACATCATTTCCCCCGCGGCAGCGCACAGCAGCACATCCAGCATCCGAGATGAGAAAGCGGGAATTATAGACGACGGCGAGATTTTCAAGAGAGGAGAGGGGATTGAGGATTTTAGAACCGTGTCATGGGTCCAGACGACTGTTATTTTGCTGAAGC TCATCTTCGCAACGGGTGTTCTCACCATTCCATCTGCCATGTACACGCTCGGTTCTTTCCCTGGTGCGATCAATGTCCTGGGCTGGCAAGGTCTGAATACCTGGTGTGCTCTCGTCCAAGGCCAATTCCGAAACAACCACCCCGGTTGCCACTCCATCGCCGACATGGGCCAATTAGTCGGCGGCCGCATCGTCAAAGAGATAACCGGCATTCTCTTCCTCGTCGCCTTCGTCATCGTTGCCGCCTCGGGCATAGTCGGCGTATCAACAGCACTAAACGCGTTATCCAACCACTCGCTATGCACAAATTACTTTTCCATCATCGCGGCACTGACGGTTGGATTATGCGCTAGCGTGCGCAAGTTTGAGAAGATCGCTTGGATTACATGGGCGGGATTCGCGTCGGTTTTCATCGCCGTGTTCATTGTTGT TGTTGGAGTAACTCAGCGCGACCGCCCAGCCGCTGCACCGCAAACTGGCCCTTACGACTTTGGCTACCATGTCATCGGCCACCCGACATTCGCCGCTGGTATCACCGCAGCAAGTACCATCTTCTGCTCCGGAGCCGGTACATCAGCTTTCCTACCCGTTATGTCTGAGATGCGGAACCCCCGCGACTTCAGCAAAGCTGTAAACTGGTGCATGGGCATCGTGACTGCTGCGTATCTCTCCTTCAGTCTTGTCGTGTACAAATGGTGCGGCAAGTGGGTTGCTTCCCCTTCTCTCGGAAGCGCTGGTCCCACCGTCAAAAAGATCGCGTATGGTATAGGAATCATCGGATTGTGTGTCAGTGGCGCGCTATATGTGCACGTTAGCGCGAAATACATCTTTGTCCGGATTCTGCGCAAGTCGAGACATCTCCAGGCCAACACATTTGTACACTGGGGAACCTGGCTCGGCACTGTGGCCGCCACAACGCTTGTGAGCTTTTTGATCGCCTCGGGAGTGCCCATCTTCAACTATTTGTTGAGTCTGGCAGGAAGTATTGCGTTTGCTCCGTTGGCCCTTGGTTTTCCTGGCTGGCTTTGGATTTACGACCACAAAGATTACTGGAAGGGCAACTGGTGGCAGAAGATCATGTATGGGCTGCATGTTATCCTTATTGGTATCTCCATCTTCCTTACGATCGGCGGGACGTATGGCGTTATTGTGCAGATCAACGATGCGTACGCCAATGGTCTGATCGATTCGGCTTTTTCATGCGCGGACAACAGTAACTCTTCTTAG
- a CDS encoding FabG, Dehydrogenase with different specificities (related to short-chain alcohol dehydrogenase), translating into MASLPGVAVVTGAGGTGIGAAVCKGFVRSGCVQIAITDINPDTLNQTKAALLAINPSAEIIVRVGDIADESFVDSFMNEVFDQFHRLDYGVNCAGILGGDVIKAVEMTTEHFDRLNNINYRGSWLSCRAQLRNMLKQEPLKEHPKQRGAIVNIASQLGIVARPGAAAYCASKAAIINMTRANAIDYSDDGIRVNCVCPGVIETPMTTTSPAMVEALKPAIQIAPMKRMGTPDEVADAVLFLCSAQSSFIQGHALVVDGGYTIN; encoded by the exons ATGGCGTCGCTTCCTGGTGTAGCCGTTGTGACGGGTGCAGGAGGAACGG GCATTGGTGCCGCTGTCTGTAAGGGCTTCGTGCGCTCTGGCTGTGTGCAAATTGCCATCACCGACATCAACCCAGACACTCTCAATCAAACAAAAGCAGCACTCCTTGCTATCAATCCGTCTGCTGAAATCATTGTTCGCGTGGGGGACATTGCTGATGAAAGCTTTGTCGATTCGTTCATGAACGAGGTTTTCGACCAGTTCCATCGACTTGACTATGGCGTCAACTGCGCGGGCATCCTTGGAGGCGACGTCATCAAGGCCGTGGAGATGACGACTGAGCACTTTGATCGGCTGAATAACATCAATTACAGGGGCTCATGGCTCAGCTGTCGTGCACAACTAAGAAACATGCTGAAGCAGGAGCCGCTCAAGGAGCACCCAAAGCAGAGAGGCGCCATTGTCAACATTGCAAGCCAGCTCGGCATTGTAGCAAGGCCAGGTGCTG CCGCATATTGTGCCTCCAAAGCTGCCATCATCAACATGACGCGAGCGAATGCCATCGACTACTCTGATGATGGAATACGCGTCAACTGTGTCTGCCCTGGTGTCATCGAAACACCCATGACTACCACCTCGCCAGCCATGGTGGAAGCTTTGAAGCCGGCCATCCAGATCGCACCAATGAAAAGGATGGGTACACCGGATGAAGTCGCAGACGCCGTTTTGTTTCTGTGCTCCGCACAGTCATCCTTCATTCAGGGTCATGCACTGGTAGTAGATGGTGGTTATACGATCAACTAA
- a CDS encoding CDA1, xylanase-chitin deacetylase: MGKKRVLISYGVDVDAVCGWLGSYGGEDSTNDISRGLFAGTVGTQRLLKLFKKYDIKTTWFIPGHSLETFPEDMAAVRDAGHEIGLHGYSHENPVDMTIEQQRDVLDKTYRMLTEFAGKPPRGSVAPWWETSREGAELLLSYGIEYDHSMSHHDCQAYYLRTGDSWTKIDYKKQAKEWMKPLVAGQDTGLVEIPANWYLDDLPPHMFIKASANSHGFVNARDTEDLWRDHFDYFYREYDEFIFPITIHPDVSGRPHLLLMHERLIEHFKKHEGVEFVTMEEMADEFKKKNSPAPGALMPAEAGLKLKK, encoded by the exons ATGGGCAAGAAGCGCGTTCTCATCTCGTACGGTGTCGATGTGGATGCAGTGTGCGGATGGCTGGGCTCTTATGGCGGAGAAGACAGTACCAACGACATTAGTCGAGGTCTTTTCGCGGGCACAGTTGGCACGCAGCGCTTGTTGAAGCTTTTCAAGAAATACGACATCAAGACGACATGGTTCATTCCAGGCCACAGTTTGGAGACATTTCCAGAAGACATGGCGGCAGTTCGCGACGCCGGGCATGAGATAGGGTTGCATGGCTATAGTCACGAGAACCCAGTCGACATGACGATTGAACAGCAAAGAGATGTCCTTGATAAGACATATCGCATGCTAACAGAGTTTGCTGGAAAGCCGCCAAGGGGGAGCGTTGCACCCTG GTGGGAAACGAGCCGTGAAGGGGCAGAGTTGCTACTCTCATACGGCATTGAGTATGACCACAGTATGAGCCATCACGACTGTCAGGCATATTATCTGAGGACAGGCGATTCTTGGACCAAGATTGACTACAAGAAGCAAGCCAAGGAGTGGATGAAGCCGCTGGTTGCAGGTCAAGATACTGGCCTAGTCGAGATACCCGCCAACTGGTACCTGGAT GATCTACCACCGCACATGTTCATCAAGGCCTCGGCAAATAGCCATGGGTTTGTCAATGCGCGTGACACGGAAGACCTATGGCGCGATCATTTCGACTATTTTTACAGGGAATACGATGAATTCATCTTC CCTATCACAATCCATCCAGATGTATCTGGGCGTCCACATCTATTGCTCATGCATGAGAGATTGATCGAGCACTTCAAGAAGCACGAAGGCGTGGAGTTTGTAACCATGGAGGAAATGGCAGATGagttcaagaagaagaactCTCCTGCACCAGGGGCACTAATGCCAGCTGAAGCGGGTTTGAAGTTGAAGAAGTAG